A single genomic interval of Apis cerana isolate GH-2021 linkage group LG2, AcerK_1.0, whole genome shotgun sequence harbors:
- the LOC107996855 gene encoding ADP-ribosylation factor-like protein 6-interacting protein 1, producing MADSAAIEREKHMKQLKRRMECWREVILPLNSILLWERSWYPGLILGITTTIFFLIWMLEPAILTIISVSLLILALVDYLVPPVSSLLSPVNKWTGQKEKKLNEICQNLSIIILQLQSLWKLMLKTRNDRPNVYYAGIITCLIICIWIGSTINNLLLFYITVNILLLTPGFRYKGRAMSVISYVRDSLSHDKQS from the exons ATGGCTGATAGTGCAGCAATTGAGAGG GAAAAGCatatgaaacaattaaaacGTAGAATGGAATGTTGGCGTGAAGTGATACTtccattaaattctattttattatgggAACGATCTTGGTATCCTGGTCTTATACTTGGAATTACAAccacaatattttt tttgatATGGATGTTGGAACCTGCTATACTTACAATAATATCTGTCTCTCTTCTTATATTGGCTTTGGTTGATTATCTTGTACCACCTGTATCATCTTTGCTAAGTCCTGTTAACAAATGGACAGgccagaaagagaaaaaattaaatgaaatttgtcaaaatttatcTATCATAATTTTACAGTTACAAAGTCTAtggaaattaatgttaaaaacaagaaatgaTCGTCCTAATGTT TATTATGCAGGAATAATAACTTGTCTCATTATTTGTATATGGATTGGAagcacaattaataatttgctgTTGTTTTATATAACAG TGAATATTCTTTTACTTACACCAGGATTCAGATATAAAGGACGAGCAATGTCAGTTATATCATATGTGCGCGATTCTTTATCTCATGATAAACAATCATAA
- the LOC107996851 gene encoding uncharacterized protein LOC107996851, whose translation MTNFCEFFPTEYNRSYRKKKIEPAKIIYHEDYFTNRIEEGEIDPRIASIPKELDETAKQLVYKHILNNLQSVYQINYKNPWISRDEIEIEEKEKEKDLQSELLAYIHDLYFKPHTEKVLAPPVTAKRSTLAAVCFHLHWVKGKERLERWHSQITLRNLNIVGFINAVAGITALIWYLFLTFYYKIPIKPISESTIISAVWSMICGKWGIFLMYYTHKYELIIREGSVPILIENNG comes from the exons ATGACCAATTTTTGTGAATTCTTTCCTACAGAATATAATCGTagttatagaaaaaagaaaatagaaccagctaaaat aatatatcatgaagattattttacgaatcgtatagaagaaggagaaatcgATCCTCGTATAGCATCGATTCCTAAAGAATTAGATGAAACTGCTAAACAATTGgtttataaacatattcttaataatctgCAATCTGTTTATCAAATCAACTATAAAAATCCTT GGATCTCACgagatgaaatagaaattgaagaaaaagaaaaagaaaaagacttaCAGAGTGAATTATTGGCATATattcatgatttatatttcaaacctCATACAGAAAAAGTCCTTGCACCTCCAGTAACAGCAAAAAGAA gTACATTAGCTGCAGTTTGTTTTCATTTGCATTGGGTCAAAGGAAAAGAACGTTTAGAAAGATGGCATTCTCAAATTACATTAAGAAATCTAAATATTGTTGGTTTTATAAATGCAGTGGCAGGAATTACAGCATTAATTTGGTATCTTTTTctcacattttattataaaatac CAATTAAACCTATTAGTGAAAGTACAATAATATCAGCTGTTTGGTCTATGATTTGTGGAAAATggggtatttttttaatgtattacactcataaatatgaattaattattcgagaaGGATCTGTACccatattaatagaaaataatggttaa
- the LOC107996853 gene encoding peroxisomal membrane protein 11B gives MDIIIKLNEQTIGRDRIIRLLQYGSRAYWYYAQKSHSTQNSAEILRSLEYTFSSFRKLLRLGRCLDSLYSALKMMKYPEVTIRVTLTLSKIANALFLLADHIIWIGRVGLLRVNIKKWSKIANKYWLMNIIMNLTRDIYEIIKIFENEGKDVLIRTPKFSSSLWRQYELLHHLKNHKNIVIDTIKNGCDMFIPLTALGFTKLTPGTIGILGMISSIVSIYTLIYPLYKLTPA, from the exons atggatataataataaaattaaatgaacaaACAATAGGCAGAGACAGAATTATTAg attATTACAATATGGAAGCAGAGCTTATTGGTATTATGCTCAGAAAAGTCATAGTACACAAAATTCtgcagaaattttaagaagttTAGAATACACATTTAGTTCTTtcagaaaat tgttACGTCTTGGGAGATGTTTGGACAGTTTATATTCTGctttaaaaatgatgaaatatccAGAGGTAACCATAAGAGTCACTTTGACTTTATCAAAAATTGCCAATGCTCTGTTTTTATTAGCAGATCATATAATTTGGATTGGTCGTGTAGGATTACTTagagttaatataaaaaaatggagTAAAATAGCTAATAAATATTggttaatgaatattattatgaatcttACAAgagatatttatgaaatcataaaaatttttgaaaatgaaggaAAAGATGTATTAATAAGAACACCAAAATTCTCATCTAGTTTATGGAGACAATATGAATTGTTACATCATCTaaagaatcataaaaatattgtaatagatacaattaaaaatggcTGTGATATGTTTATTCCATTGACAGCACTAGGTTTTACTAAATTAACTCCTGGAACAATTGGTATACTTGGTATGATATCTTCAATTGTCagtatttatacattaatttatccATTGTATAAGTTGACACcagcttaa